The Zea mays cultivar B73 chromosome 7, Zm-B73-REFERENCE-NAM-5.0, whole genome shotgun sequence DNA segment TTCCATTTAACCAGGCAGCACTGAGAAGCTTGCGATCCTGGCATTTTGAAGCAAACCAGATCCTCTAGCATTTACGCCACATGACTCACCGCAGCGTTTGGATTCCAACGGTCACACACAAACCTTCTAGCATTCCTTCCAAACCATAAGGACCACGATGTTtggacaactccagtttgagtCTCCAGCAAATGCATGAGTAAAatagaatactacatactcactATTTGCTTCGCCAATCAAATCTTCCGACTATAAACAATTATTATTGGTAACTTATGTTTTCCAATTAAGAGAAAAGAATAAACACATGCAATATGAGAGATTTTCACGCGGCTGTTTGTGGAGTACCTAACGGTGGGGTTGGTCTAACTTTTTTTAGCGTTTGGTTATTGAGTATGGGTGAAACATTTATAAAAAAAAGTAGTGAGGACTACTTGGTAGCGTTTGGTTATTGAGTGTAACAGAGCTGCCCCGTTCTCAATTTATTATTGTTTAGATTAAATTTATATTAATTCTAAAACAAAAACTTATACTTAAATGTTGAACCATTTGATCCTCTAGCGTTTGGTTCCAAGCTAATTCGGATGAAACAATTCTATCCCCCAGAGCGACTCTGTCTGAAAGATTTTAGGAGAGCCAAATAATTCAACATTTAAGCataattttttatttttaaacCGCTCCATCCTATATGGAAAATAAtctaaacaacaacaaattaaaAATGGAGCGACTTCGTTCCACCAAGTTACTTCGAAACCAAACTCGACCTAAAAACCCTGGAGTCGCTCAGAGCCGTTTTATTTCAACTAGCTCTGGAGTCTGGACCAAACACTATCGCCGTATAATGAGATTTGGCAGGATGAATCAACGTGCCGCATGCTTGTGCTACTATTTGCCATCTGAACCATGTCGTCGCGGCGACGCCAGTCATCCTCGTGGCTTCACAGTCCATCGACGGGACAAAGCTGTGAATCCATCAACGGAGTCCCCGGATTCCTTACTACATTCGTTCGTTCCACGCCGCCGTAGAAAGCAACCCGAAGTCCCCAACGCCACCGGCACCGGCACGGCGAACTCGGGCACGCACCGCAGCCAGCCGGCCGGttcggcaggcaggcaggcagagaGGATTGCATTGCACTGCTTCCATCTCCCCTGCCCGCCCCGCCGCGGCAGATCCCGAGGCGGCTCGCACTTCCAGGTCAACTCAAAGTACGCCCGCGCCCGCCTAGACGTTGTCTTCCCTCCCTGCACTCCCCGCCACGACGCCGCAGCAGATCCACCATCGACGCGCGCGCCGCGCGCCCCGACGCGGAACGCTGGATCCCGCGCAGCAGGAGGCGGCCAACCAGTCGCCGTCGCCCCCGGCCCCCACCCCGCCTGCCGCAGCAAGCGGCGTCCGCTACCGCACGCCCTCGTCCCCGGACCTCCTCCTCCCCGCCGACGCCGCCAAGATGCGCCGCTACTCCGCGCTGCCCAACGGCGGCCGCCAGGAGACGCTGGCCGACCGCGCGCACCGCTACCGGGGCGTCGTGCTCGTCATCCTCGCCCCGCTCGCGCTCGTCtctctcgtcctcctcctcatgccACGCTCACCCGCTGGCACCATGGGCGGCGCCCGGAGGTCCGGGCCGGCCGGGGCAGACAGGTACGCCGTCATCTTCGACGCCGGTAGCTCCGGCAGCCGCGTCCACGTCTTCCGCTTCGACGCCAACCTGGATCTCGTCCGCATTGGCAGCGAGATCGAGCTCTTCGTCCAGGTACGCACTCCCCCGCCCGGTGATCCGTTGCCGGTTGGATCTGGATCTCACTCGCGTCTCCTTCCGCCTGCAGATAAAACCGGGGCTTAGCCACTATGCCAACGACCCCCGGGAGGCTGCCGAGTCGCTCGTCTCTCTCCTTGACGATGCCAAGCGAGTGGTGCCCGCCGAATTGCGCGACCAAACGCCTGTCAGGGTCGGGGTGGGTGGCACGTCTCACCTGTCGATTTTGTAATTTCCAATTGGTGCTTGATGGTGTTCTTACTGTATTAGCTTCCTTCTCGATCCATGCGCAGGCCACCGCAGGGCTGAGAAATTTGGGTGCACAAAAATCCGAGGCAATACTGCAAGCGGTAAATGGTTCTTCTCTATTATAACCTTTCAATGACGCGGTCACTGAGTTCATCGAATGTAGCATGGTTTCACTAAgtgatttcttttctttttgtttgATCATTTAACGGTGATCATAGCTTCCGATTAACTCAATTTGGCTGCTGGCATATCCACAAATGGTGCAGGTTAGGGACCTTCTTCGCGAAAAGAGTTCCTTTAAAAACCAACCGGATTGGGTTACAGTTCTTGATGGAACACAGGAAGGTGCATACGAGTGGGTATGATGCTGTTATTATCCATTTGTAAAGAGTGAGCATTCTGTAAATCTGCATGATATGGTATCATATAAACAATAACGAATGTGGATTCATCGAATCTATTAAGTTTTAATCCATCCAAATCTATTGCAATAAGCCATCTTGATATAGTTTTTGTTTTGATATATCTCCTCACCAAACATTAAGATTACCCATATCACTGCAGAGGTTTTAGGAATTATTCGTGGGTGATGTGAGAGTGTTCAGGAATTTCTCCTGAATCGTGCTCCTGTATTCACACTTAAGTCCAGCAACAAGTAACAAGTATTACCTTTCCCTCTACTTTTAGGTTACTATCAATTATCTGTTGGGGAACTTGGGAAAGACTTATGCAGACACAGTTGGAGTAGTCGATCTTGGTGGTGGATCTGTCCAAATGGCATATGCTATTGCGGAGAAGGATGCAGAAAAGGCTCCTAAGCCATCCGATGGGGAAGATGCATATGTGAAGAAACTGTTTCTCAAAGGAACCACATATTATCTTTATGTTCATAGGTTAGTGTTATAAATTACTGAGCTTTGAATTGTTGCTACTGTTTTTAAGTCCTAATTCACATCACCTGCGGCAACCCAAGGCATACTAACAGACACCAACAGTGTGAAACCTATTTAAGCACCTGATGTTGGTTCCGATCCTTCAAATCCCTTGGTTCTTGTATTTTGACTCAGTCATATTTCACAACATATCTGAAAATTGTTGTAGTTCCGGAAGTAGCAACTTAAAGGCTTGTTTGGGAGCAAGGGTATTAGAGGGATTGAGGGGACTAGAATCCCGTACTATTCAAAATATAATAAGGGATTCCAGCCCCTCAATCCCTCCAATACTCTTGCTCCCAAACGAAGCCTAAGGGAATTGTTACGTAATGAAAAAAGAAAGATAATACTACTCATGGATAGAGTAACCTTAGGGGAGCGACAATTAAAGAAAACCAGTTTTTTTACTACTATTTCCTTCTGTAGAGGAATGCACTGGTCATTTGTATGCTTTTTTTATAGTCTGTTGGTAATGACATCGTGTGACTATACTATACATGCCCATGCCATCATAAAATACTGCTGTTTTTTTTTGGGCAGTTATTTGCATTATGGGTTGCTGGCAGCTAGAGCAGAGGTCTTAAAAGCTGGCAATGGCAATGGTTACAGCAACTGTATGTTAGAGGGATTTCAAGGTATGTTTGCTTCTTCCCCGGTCTCTTCTATCATGTATGTTTATTGTCTGTGTATAGAGGTTTGAAGTAGCTCCCAGCTGCCAATGAATTGGTGTTCTTTTCATTAAAAGATGAACTTTGTCAAGTCACTGCAATATTTGTTTGGGAAAGGGTCATTGCCTGACGTCCCACAAATTAATTACATGTCAGCATTCATTCTCTATGATAAATAAAACCTTTGTGTATATTAAATTACCTTGATAGACTTGTTATAGTGCTGGTCACAACTATGCTTATGGACACGTGGTTAATATATGGGCAGATAAGACGTTATGGTCCCAGTTGGATAGCATCTTTTAACTTCTATGTTCCTCGCGGATCATCTGATGTTTTCCTGATTTCTCTCAGTAGCACCTGATATATAATTGTGTGTTATGATTGTAGGGCAATACAAATATGGCGACAATTCATTTGAAGCATCTGCTTCACCTTCTGGTGCTAGTTATTCAAAATGCAAGGATGATGCAGTGAAAGCTCTTAAGGTTGATGAAGCATGCACCCACATGAAGTGTTCTTTTGGTGGCATTTggaatggtggtggtggtgctggaCAGAATAATCTCTTTGTAGCATCCTTTTTCTTCGATAGGGCTGCTGAGGTAAGGTTATGCAACAAAAACGTTCTAGTAGTTTGGTAGGGGAAATTGCAAACCCTTGTTTTATCGCCGTTACGTTTCTAACCATTTGCTGGTGTCCTTTCAGGCTGGATTTGTGAACGCCAATGCACCTGTTGCTAAGGTTAAACCCTCAGACTTCAGACAAGCTGCTGAGCGCGCTTGCTCTTTGAGTGTGAAGAACGCCGAGGCTACCTTTCCTGGTGTCCAAAAGGATAACATTCCATATATCTGCATGGACCTTGTTTATCAGTACACATTACTTGTGCACGGATTCGGTATTGACCTGATTGAGATCGAACAAAACAAATCAGAATAGCATAAGCCTGTTCTCACTTTTTTTTGCAAACATTCTTGTAGGCGTTGATCCAGACCATGAGATGACCTTGGTAAAGAAGGTCCCCTACAGTGGTGCATATGTCGAAGCCGCATGGCCTCTTGGCAGTGCCATCGAGGTGGCATCTTCATCATAGCAAGGAGACACAGTTTAGCAAGGTAACATCGGACGGCATTGTTGTCATGAAGTTTTAGCGTTGGgagtccccccccccccctgacCGCTTACTGAATTCACACCATTTTGTCACTCAATCCATCCATCCTCCCCATACGGTAACGGGTAGCTTTACACACCAAGGGAAGCCTCGGCTGTACTTGGTTCTAGCGGCCATTGTAAGCCCTATTACTATTATTGTTATTAATATCTGTATACTACTAATGCAAGTAAGATGAGAGCCTCAGGCATTCTTTTTGACCTCTGTATACTGGGATGTGCATGATATAAAGTGCCATCATTCGCTCACTCAAATGCGTACATGTTTGGTCATTGTGTTTACTGGCAGCCCTTTGCTGCTGGAAAAAGAGTACATATTTATTAACCGTGTGGGCCTGAGCTGCTTATCTACTGCTGGCTTGCTGTGCCCTGTGCCTGTACAGACGAGCTTCGGCCCGGTAAACATCGGCTTTACTGTACTGCTAGTTCCTAGTTCCTACGCAATTTTGCCTGTCACACGCAGCCTGATACAGTGCTGCTAATGTGCACGGTCTAGCTTTCAGAAGTGCAATTCCTGAGAAATGCAGTACCATCGAGGTAGGTTGCATCTTGTTCATAGGCAGGAGCACGTAGTTATCGTTTTTTTTAAAAGGAGCACAGAGTTATCGTTGTTATAGTATTGTGTATTTCATTTCTGTAATGGGACTTGGCCAATGTACTTAGATATATATTAATATATCCCCTGTCCAATTAGGATTAAGGTTTCTATTCTTAACCTCTAACATGATATTAAGTCTCTTCTCTCTCTATCCCTTGACCCAGCCGTCACCTTCTTCCTCCCCTCTAGCGACTCGTCGCTCGCCTCCCCTCCTTCCTCATGGGTGGCCTCTCCAGGCGCATCTGCTGCTGGCGCCTTCGTGCTCGTCCTCGGTGAGTTCGCACCGCCGCTTCCCACCCTCGGCACGCCCGTGCCCGTGTCGCCCCTTCCTGGCATCGGTGTGCCCGTGCCTCGCCGCTCCCAGGTGTGCTGATGTCGCCCCTTCCATGCATGCTCGTTTGGCGCCCAACCGTGCCACCCGCGCCCTCCCCTCCAGCACTCGAGGATGTGTCTGCCGTCGACGTCCATACTGACCTTCTTCCCCATTCGCTCCAGCCAACTCCTCCCCAAGCCGATGCCTCTCCCCTCTGCTCATAGTGCCACCATACGCGGTAGCTTGAGCACCACTGCACTGGCTTCCTTCACCAACTGCATGGCTCTCTACCCCACCACAAGGAGCTCCTTCCTCCCCATGCGCCCACCAGGATCGGCGCCATTCCCACGCCTGTGGCCCACGACTAGGCCACTCTCCCTCCTACATGGTCGGTTCCCACGTGGGTTTCCCTTTCACAAGACCTCGCGCCAGCGTTCGATGTCGATGACCTCGCCTTGTATTCCGATGAGTAGCCCCTCTTGCATTTCATGTCGGCCTCGTCCGCCCCTCAACACTCGCCCCACTCATCATGGCCCCGTTAACCGTTGACATCTCCATCCACGTCTCCGCCACCCACTCCACCTTGGCATATGCCCTTGCCACTGCCAAGGCCGTGATGGCTGATGCCCATGAACGTGAACACACATCGGCCCACGCTTGGGAGCACAAGCGCAATACGACGGATGCTCTCACCTCTTGAATGGCTGAGGCCGAGCATCTCCTCCACGACTCTCGTATCGTCGAGCCCTCTTCGGTGGTCATAGTGCCACCCCTCCCTCAAAGTATAGGTTGCGGCCATCACGAACCTCCATGAAGACATGCTTAGGTGGCCGGTGTCTGGAACATATGCTTGTCTCCGTTGTCCTCAACCTCATGCCCACCCACTATGCCTGCTGGCGTGACTAGGTGCTCCTCACCCTTCAGCGCTACAGCCTCGACGACACATTCTCGTCGACGCCGACTCCTAGCTACTCATGTTCTGCCATCAGATTGACAGTGTGGTCATCTCATGGATGCTCGACATACTCACTGTCAAGCTTCAGGA contains these protein-coding regions:
- the LOC100272244 gene encoding putative apyrase family protein, translating into MRRYSALPNGGRQETLADRAHRYRGVVLVILAPLALVSLVLLLMPRSPAGTMGGARRSGPAGADRYAVIFDAGSSGSRVHVFRFDANLDLVRIGSEIELFVQIKPGLSHYANDPREAAESLVSLLDDAKRVVPAELRDQTPVRVGATAGLRNLGAQKSEAILQAVRDLLREKSSFKNQPDWVTVLDGTQEGAYEWVTINYLLGNLGKTYADTVGVVDLGGGSVQMAYAIAEKDAEKAPKPSDGEDAYVKKLFLKGTTYYLYVHSYLHYGLLAARAEVLKAGNGNGYSNCMLEGFQGQYKYGDNSFEASASPSGASYSKCKDDAVKALKVDEACTHMKCSFGGIWNGGGGAGQNNLFVASFFFDRAAEAGFVNANAPVAKVKPSDFRQAAERACSLSVKNAEATFPGVQKDNIPYICMDLVYQYTLLVHGFGVDPDHEMTLVKKVPYSGAYVEAAWPLGSAIEVASSS